In one window of Bemisia tabaci chromosome 6, PGI_BMITA_v3 DNA:
- the LOC109036428 gene encoding SET domain-containing protein SmydA-8 — protein MADKFKIEKKDTVGRYAVSTCDLKPSDVILTEEAFVVGPKATTVPVCLGCFVPVDCSYLCSKCTWPVCNPECESSPYHAPECQVFSAANAKYQVPADLFEYSPQLDCVTPLRLLLASESNSKRWNEEVKDMEAHIEARKKTPYWENEQTNVVKFLRERCKLERFSEDLIHTACGILEVNAFEVRSSQGYTGRGLFPKTALMSHNCVSNTCHSIVPSKNYKLILRATVDVKKGEELFTSYTQSLLPTMVRRENLLDSKYFHCACPRCSDPTELNTHMSSLKCTKCDNGIIISTDPLDAEAEWTCTHCQFKLRGEQVRRIYRVIQTEIDGMPGEEGTPERIEAIEKLLKQYRSVLHPKHAYLTILRHSLSELYGRAEGYTFEDLPDILLERKVELCQQILSVLDVIEPGYSRMRGMILYELHVPMMLFARSRYQYGEIDDATLRRRLEEVAKILEEAVAILSLEDPTMGEGIVAQMAQESLGQLRASIATLPQP, from the exons ATGgctgataaattcaaaatagaaaagaaagatACAGTTGGAAG ATACGCGGTCTCAACATGTGATCTAAagcctagtgacgtcattcTAACGGAGGAGGCGTTCGTGGTCGGGCCGAAAGCGACGACGGTGCCCGTGTGTCTGGGATGTTTCGTGCCTGTCGACTGCTCCTACCTCTGCTCCAAATGCACTTGGCCGGTCTGCAATCCCGAATGTGAGAGCTCACCTTACCACGCTCCCGAGTGTCAG GTTTTCAGCGCTGCAAACGCCAAATACCAAGTTCCCGCTGATTTGTTCGAGTACTCCCCGCAATTAGACTGCGTGACGCCTTTGCGACTACTCCTGGCCTCCGAGAGCAACAGCAAGCGGTGGAACGAGGAGGTCAAAGACATGGAGGCACACATCGAAGCTAGGAAAAAGACCCCATACtgggaaaatgaacaaacaaatGTCGTCAAGTTCCTAAGAGAGCGATGCAAGTTGGAAAG attctCGGAGGATCTCATCCACACAGCATGCGGGATTTTAGAAGTCAACGCTTTCGAGGTGCGGTCCAGCCAAGGGTACACCGGACGAGGGCTGTTCCCAAAAACTGCCTTGATGTCTCATAACTGCGTATCAAATACTTGCCACAGCATTGTTCCTTCCAAAAATTACAA GCTCATTCTCAGAGCAACAGTAGACgtgaaaaaaggagaggagTTATTCACATCTTACACGCAAAGTTTGCTACCAACTATGGTAAGACGAGAGAACCTCCTCGACAGCAAATACTTCCACTGCGCATGCCCACGCTGCTCGGACCCCACGGAGCTTAACACGCATATGAGTTCACTCAAATGCACCAAGTGTGATAATGGGATCATCATCAGCACCGATCCTCTGG ACGCGGAGGCGGAATGGACGTGCACTCACTGCCAGTTTAAACTTCGCGGGGAGCAAGTTCGGCGGATCTACCGGGTGATCCAGACGGAGATAGACGGGATGCCGGGCGAGGAAGGGACGCCCGAGCGGATCGAGGCCATCGAGAAGCTGCTCAAGCAGTACCGGAGCGTCCTCCACCCCAAGCACGCCTACCTGACCATCCTCAGGCACTCCCTCTCGGAGCTCTACGGCCGCGCCGAGGGCTACACCTTCGAGGACCTCCCCGACATCCTCCTCGAGCGAAAGGTCGAGCTCTGCCAGCAGATCCTCTCCGTCCTCGACGTCATCGAGCCTGGCTACAGCCGCATGAGGG GCATGATCTTGTACGAGCTGCACGTTCCAATGATGCTGTTCGCGCGGAGTCGCTACCAGTACGGCGAGATCGACGACGCGACCCTGAGGCGGAGGCTGGAGGAGGTGGCCAAGATCCTGGAGGAAGCGGTGGCGATCCTAAGCCTGGAGGACCCCACCATGGGCGAGGGCATCGTCGCGCAGATGGCCCAAGAATCCCTCGGCCAGCTCAGGGCCTCCATCGCTACCCTCCCGCAACCATGA